A window of the Meiothermus sp. CFH 77666 genome harbors these coding sequences:
- a CDS encoding Hsp20/alpha crystallin family protein, producing the protein MRREIERLFDESLFRREFPFLDKEVAAMPLDIYEEGNNIMVKASIPGLKPEDIKIEVRGDVLRIYGEAKKEEEKKERNYHLREHRYTRFERSVVLPSEVLTDKAEAVFENGVLTLTLPKSEVAKAKAIPIKTPVKV; encoded by the coding sequence ATGCGGAGGGAAATTGAGCGCTTGTTTGACGAAAGCCTGTTCCGTCGTGAGTTTCCGTTCCTCGATAAAGAGGTGGCGGCCATGCCACTCGATATCTACGAAGAGGGCAACAACATCATGGTGAAAGCCTCGATTCCCGGCCTCAAACCCGAAGACATCAAGATTGAAGTACGCGGTGATGTGCTTCGGATTTACGGCGAAGCCAAAAAGGAGGAAGAGAAGAAAGAACGCAACTACCACCTGCGCGAACACCGCTACACCCGCTTTGAGCGCTCGGTGGTGCTGCCCAGTGAAGTGCTAACCGATAAGGCCGAGGCCGTGTTCGAAAACGGCGTGCTAACCCTGACCCTGCCCAAGAGCGAAGTCGCCAAGGCCAAAGCCATCCCGATCAAGACCCCGGTAAAGGTCTAG
- a CDS encoding universal stress protein: MFRKILIAVDESSCSERAGRVGLAFAKKLNAQVLVTHVLKAPPTYWGLAAPSEAMKHRAEEILAPWAELGRQMQLELRTEPMHNDDIAEGIVYLANRCQCDLIVMGTHGREGLGRMLLGSIAERVSRLAKMPVMLVRGNGQVEPSTGLFERILAPVDGSEAGHPAFELADQLATLLGAELQILHVVPPLPAPVVGPYSGNMTAFNWEDTLKAMEEQGEAIVENARKLAKAPRVKTALLKAQSRREADVIVDFARDSRADLIVMGTHGRTGLERLLLGSVAEGVAHHAPVPVLLVRPVPAASSANQAEAATAHA, translated from the coding sequence ATGTTCCGCAAAATCCTGATCGCGGTGGATGAATCATCCTGCAGCGAGCGGGCTGGGCGGGTGGGTTTGGCCTTCGCAAAAAAGCTGAATGCTCAGGTGCTCGTAACCCATGTATTGAAGGCGCCCCCCACCTACTGGGGACTGGCCGCTCCGTCAGAAGCCATGAAGCACCGCGCCGAAGAAATCCTGGCCCCCTGGGCAGAGCTAGGCCGGCAGATGCAGCTCGAGCTCCGCACCGAGCCCATGCACAACGACGACATTGCCGAAGGCATCGTCTACCTGGCCAACCGTTGCCAGTGTGACCTGATCGTGATGGGCACCCACGGGCGCGAGGGGCTGGGGCGGATGCTTTTGGGCAGCATAGCCGAACGGGTGAGCCGGCTGGCCAAAATGCCGGTGATGCTGGTGCGCGGCAATGGGCAGGTGGAGCCCAGCACAGGCCTGTTTGAGCGCATTCTGGCTCCGGTGGATGGCAGTGAAGCAGGCCACCCCGCTTTTGAGTTAGCCGACCAATTGGCCACCCTGCTGGGGGCCGAGTTGCAGATTCTGCACGTAGTGCCCCCACTGCCCGCCCCAGTAGTCGGCCCTTACAGCGGTAATATGACCGCCTTCAACTGGGAGGACACCTTGAAGGCGATGGAGGAACAGGGCGAGGCCATTGTGGAGAATGCCCGAAAGCTGGCTAAGGCCCCACGTGTGAAAACCGCTCTGCTCAAGGCCCAGTCTCGGCGGGAAGCCGACGTGATAGTGGACTTTGCCCGCGACAGCCGCGCCGACCTGATCGTGATGGGTACCCACGGGCGCACCGGCCTGGAACGCTTGCTCCTGGGTAGTGTGGCCGAAGGGGTAGCCCACCACGCGCCGGTGCCCGTGCTGCTGGTTCGCCCGGTTCCGGCAGCATCCAGTGCTAACCAAGCTGAGGCTGCAACAGCCCATGCTTGA
- a CDS encoding VLRF1 family aeRF1-type release factor, with amino-acid sequence MLTQEGTRYIREFVAPRVAPVLSLYLDVNPANPSNQGKAYVLRAREALEATKTPPEVRKKVLEALEHNLPQARSRVLFATGSWMEIYDLQVDLPLVEGVEARWGEPYLTPILYVLDEYDRVGVVYLDSEKWRMFEVYLGEIEELPGAFRAVPTQEWNQLTQDSPGRRYGQGGIHRAAANTDRFERRLDAWIHRFYKRLAGLLEQVMSERNIQRLVLVGQKAEVQVFKELLPRRLRERVLATLPSLPTPRAPAGEVLKLVQDVLEPLERERENRLLAELAERGVTGLDQTLELLQQGRLHLLVAPWNPQGKVYRAPDGWVGGSMEGAVAHGAGRIEDVELKQVLPELAEAYGTRLEFVRGAAEERLHKAFGGLAGLPRW; translated from the coding sequence ATGTTGACTCAGGAAGGTACCCGCTACATACGCGAGTTTGTGGCTCCCAGGGTGGCTCCGGTCTTGTCGCTGTATCTGGATGTGAACCCAGCCAATCCGAGCAACCAGGGTAAGGCTTATGTGCTCAGGGCTCGAGAGGCGCTGGAGGCCACAAAAACGCCCCCCGAGGTACGCAAAAAGGTGCTGGAGGCGCTCGAGCATAACCTACCCCAGGCCCGCAGCCGGGTGCTCTTTGCCACCGGGAGCTGGATGGAAATCTACGACCTGCAGGTGGATCTGCCCTTGGTGGAGGGCGTCGAAGCCCGCTGGGGCGAGCCCTACCTGACCCCCATTCTCTACGTGCTGGACGAATACGACCGGGTGGGGGTGGTCTATCTGGATAGCGAGAAATGGCGCATGTTCGAGGTCTACCTGGGCGAGATTGAGGAGCTGCCGGGGGCTTTCCGGGCCGTGCCCACCCAGGAGTGGAACCAGCTCACCCAGGACAGCCCAGGGCGGCGCTACGGCCAGGGGGGCATCCACCGGGCAGCGGCCAACACCGACCGCTTCGAGCGTCGGCTGGATGCCTGGATCCACCGCTTCTACAAACGCCTGGCGGGCTTACTCGAGCAGGTCATGAGTGAACGCAACATCCAGCGGCTGGTGCTGGTCGGACAGAAAGCCGAGGTGCAGGTCTTCAAAGAACTGCTTCCCAGAAGGCTGCGCGAACGGGTACTGGCTACCCTGCCCTCCCTGCCCACCCCCCGCGCCCCGGCGGGCGAGGTGCTGAAGCTGGTGCAGGATGTGCTGGAACCCCTCGAGCGCGAACGGGAAAACCGTCTCCTGGCCGAGCTGGCCGAGCGTGGGGTAACCGGGCTGGACCAGACCCTGGAGCTCTTGCAGCAGGGCCGGCTGCACCTGCTGGTAGCCCCCTGGAACCCCCAGGGTAAGGTCTACCGCGCCCCGGATGGCTGGGTGGGGGGCAGCATGGAGGGCGCCGTAGCGCATGGGGCCGGGCGCATCGAGGATGTGGAACTCAAGCAGGTCTTGCCCGAACTGGCCGAGGCCTATGGAACCCGGCTCGAGTTCGTGCGGGGGGCAGCCGAGGAACGTCTGCACAAGGCTTTTGGTGGGCTGGCTGGGCTGCCTCGCTGGTAA